In a genomic window of Lepisosteus oculatus isolate fLepOcu1 chromosome 5, fLepOcu1.hap2, whole genome shotgun sequence:
- the LOC102697729 gene encoding guanylyl cyclase-activating protein 1 codes for MGNANSGTSVEELTACEIHQWYKKFMIECPSGQLTLYEFKQFFGLKNLSASSNAYVEQMFDTFDMNGDGYIDFMEYVAALSLVLKGKVEQKLRWYFKLYDVDGNGCIDRGELLNIIRAIRAINGCKHEMTAEDFTNMVFDKIDINGDGELSLEEFMEGVQNDDMLLDVLTQSLDLTHIMEMIQGEGGDEEQATPS; via the exons ATGGGGAATGCAAACAGCGGCACATCGGTAGAGGAGCTGACCGCCTGTGAGATACACCAGTGGTACAAGAAGTTCATGATCGAGTGCCCTTCCGGACAGCTGACGCTTTACGAATTCAAGCAGTTCTTCGGATTGAAGAATCTCTCTGCCTCTTCCAATGCCTACGTTGAACAAATGTTTGACACGTTCGATATGAATGGC GATGGGTATATTGACTTCATGGAGTATGTCGCCGCACTGAGTCTGGTCCTGAAGGGGAAAGTGGAGCAGAAGCTGCGCTGGTACTTCAAGCTCTATGATGTGGATGGAAATGGCTGTATCGACAGGGGAGAGCTGCTGAACATCATCAGG GCGATCAGAGCGATCAACGGCTGCAAGCATGAAATGACAGCGGAGGACTTTACCAACATGGTGTTTGACAAGATTGACATCAATGGCGATG GCGAGCTGTCGCTGGAGGAGTTCATGGAAGGGGTCCAGAACGACGACATGCTGCTCGATGTCTTGACCCAGAGCCTTGACCTCACGCACATCATGGAGATGATCCAGGGCGAAGGGGGTGACGAGGAGCAGGCGACCCCGTCCTGA